From Pseudomonas sp. CCI4.2, one genomic window encodes:
- a CDS encoding MFS transporter, translating into MNENDYLIAWGVYAFAALGCLLVVFKMTGWMWRFLREPLRVLVAVLLFSPTIIDPVKEQFAPAVAMTALDLAFKVNTNIWRAVSDLAMYAMIAAGLYVIFILIRWPIEKRRRANQPKAPTEPSASLPVADEPFAPVDDDGYGRKPAALPGASSRIRVEPRL; encoded by the coding sequence ATGAACGAGAACGACTACCTGATCGCCTGGGGCGTTTATGCTTTTGCTGCACTCGGCTGCCTATTGGTCGTGTTCAAGATGACCGGTTGGATGTGGCGCTTCCTGCGCGAACCCCTGCGGGTACTGGTTGCGGTGCTGCTGTTCAGCCCTACGATCATTGATCCGGTGAAAGAACAGTTTGCGCCTGCCGTGGCAATGACTGCGCTGGATCTGGCCTTCAAGGTCAATACCAATATCTGGCGAGCGGTCTCGGATTTGGCCATGTACGCCATGATCGCCGCAGGCCTTTATGTCATTTTCATCTTGATTCGCTGGCCCATCGAAAAACGCCGTCGGGCCAACCAGCCCAAAGCGCCTACTGAGCCAAGCGCCTCCTTGCCGGTTGCTGACGAACCTTTTGCTCCGGTCGACGATGACGGTTACGGTCGCAAACCCGCAGCACTTCCAGGCGCCAGCAGCCGTATACGGGTTGAGCCGCGCCTGTAG
- a CDS encoding S9 family peptidase: MPSSKHHAIAPIARKDEGSDPYAWLQNRDTEEVLDYLKAENDYQHAELADQDALRESLFQEIKARILETDLSLPSPWGPFLYYTRTTEGDEYARHYRCPRPADDSLTIDESQQALLLDPNVLAAGGFFSLGAFSISPDHQRLAYSLDSSGEEVYQLFVKELSTGQVTSLPFEDCDGSMTWANDSQTLFFGELDETHRPHKLYRHRLGNESADLVFNEPDGRFFLHCYRSSSERQLVLSLNSKTTSEAWVLDAEKPEQAFICLAPRVEGHDYSPDHGQIDGVWTWLIRSNQDGINFALYQAAEQTSGVPSRDQWHTLVAHSDTVMLEGISLNAKGMTLSLREGGLPIIEVHPRSQPAYRVQLPDAAYSLHVQDTLEFNSDTIRLRYQSLNRPSQVRQLTLASGEQVVLKETPVLGPFDADAYVSQRLWATGVDGTQVPISLVVKRELLGQTTPLYLYGYGAYGESLDPWFSHSRLSLLDRGIAFAIAHVRGGGELGEGWYRDGKQEHKQNTFSDFIACAEHLVSNGLTSAEQLVISGGSAGGLLIGAVLNQRPDLFKAAIAEVPFVDVLNTMLDPDLPLTVTEYDEWGNPQEAEVYARIKGYAPYENVSAQAYPATLVIAGYNDSRVQYWEAAKWVAKLRATKTDDNLLLLKTELGAGHGGMSGRYQGLRDVALEYAFVFRVLGI, from the coding sequence ATGCCGTCATCCAAACATCACGCCATCGCACCCATCGCGCGCAAGGACGAGGGCTCCGACCCGTACGCCTGGCTGCAAAATCGTGACACCGAAGAGGTGCTTGATTACCTCAAGGCCGAAAACGATTATCAGCACGCCGAACTGGCGGATCAGGACGCCTTGCGCGAGTCGCTGTTTCAGGAAATCAAAGCGCGCATTCTTGAGACTGACCTGTCGCTGCCCTCGCCGTGGGGGCCTTTCCTGTATTACACCCGCACCACCGAGGGCGACGAATACGCGCGGCACTATCGCTGCCCACGCCCGGCCGATGATTCATTGACCATCGATGAAAGTCAGCAAGCGTTATTGCTGGACCCCAACGTACTGGCCGCCGGTGGTTTCTTCTCCTTGGGCGCGTTCAGTATCAGTCCCGACCATCAACGGCTGGCCTACAGCCTCGATAGCAGCGGCGAAGAGGTGTATCAGCTGTTCGTCAAAGAACTGAGCACTGGCCAAGTGACCAGCCTGCCGTTCGAGGATTGCGATGGCAGCATGACCTGGGCCAACGACAGCCAAACGCTGTTTTTCGGTGAACTGGACGAGACCCATCGCCCACACAAGTTGTACCGCCACCGGCTAGGCAACGAGTCGGCGGACCTGGTGTTCAACGAGCCAGACGGTCGCTTCTTTCTGCATTGCTACCGCAGCAGTTCGGAACGGCAATTGGTGCTCTCGCTCAACAGCAAGACCACCAGCGAAGCCTGGGTGCTGGACGCGGAAAAACCGGAGCAGGCGTTTATCTGCCTCGCACCCCGTGTCGAGGGCCACGATTACTCCCCCGACCACGGCCAAATCGACGGCGTATGGACATGGCTGATTCGGAGCAATCAGGACGGTATCAATTTCGCCCTCTATCAAGCCGCCGAGCAAACCAGTGGCGTGCCGTCCCGCGACCAGTGGCACACCCTGGTTGCCCACAGCGACACGGTGATGCTCGAAGGCATCAGCTTGAACGCCAAAGGCATGACCTTGAGCCTGCGCGAAGGTGGGTTGCCAATTATCGAAGTCCACCCACGCAGCCAGCCTGCCTACCGCGTGCAATTGCCCGACGCGGCGTACAGCTTGCACGTGCAGGACACGCTGGAATTCAACAGCGACACGATTCGCCTGCGTTACCAATCGCTAAACCGTCCGTCACAAGTCCGTCAGTTGACCTTGGCCAGCGGCGAGCAAGTGGTACTTAAAGAAACCCCAGTTCTTGGCCCGTTTGACGCCGATGCTTACGTCAGTCAACGACTGTGGGCGACGGGCGTCGATGGCACCCAAGTGCCGATCAGTCTGGTGGTCAAACGCGAATTACTGGGTCAGACCACGCCACTGTACCTCTATGGTTATGGCGCCTACGGTGAAAGCCTTGATCCGTGGTTTTCTCATTCGCGCTTGAGCCTGCTGGATCGTGGCATCGCGTTTGCCATCGCGCATGTGCGTGGCGGTGGCGAATTGGGAGAAGGGTGGTACCGCGATGGCAAACAGGAACACAAACAGAACACCTTCAGCGACTTCATTGCCTGTGCTGAACACCTCGTCAGCAACGGCCTGACCAGCGCCGAGCAATTGGTGATCAGCGGTGGCAGCGCGGGCGGTTTGTTGATCGGTGCTGTCCTTAATCAACGCCCTGATTTATTCAAAGCAGCCATCGCTGAAGTACCGTTTGTCGACGTGCTCAACACCATGCTTGATCCCGATCTGCCGCTGACCGTTACTGAGTACGACGAATGGGGTAACCCTCAAGAAGCAGAGGTGTACGCACGCATCAAGGGTTACGCGCCGTATGAAAATGTCAGCGCTCAGGCTTACCCGGCGACCTTGGTGATAGCCGGCTACAACGACAGCCGAGTGCAGTATTGGGAAGCGGCCAAGTGGGTGGCAAAACTGCGCGCCACCAAAACCGACGACAACCTGTTGCTGTTGAAAACTGAACTGGGCGCTGGGCATGGCGGCATGAGTGGGCGCTATCAAGGCCTGCGTGATGTGGCGCTGGAATACGCATTTGTGTTCAGAGTGTTAGGTATTTGA
- a CDS encoding IS3 family transposase (programmed frameshift) has product MSKRYDEDFKDWVVLQMMPPLNRSVAELAGTLNLLPKSLRAWRQMARDKGSIVPGNGKTSYQWSSADKFNAVMETAPLSEVEISQYCRIKGIYPEQIQEWRVMCQNANTVVDLDPNGVKSAEQRRIKVLERKLLKSDAGLAEAVALLGTQKKSQCDLGRGQGRMINASDRMHAMKLIAEAVIGGSRRFRACNELGLSLRTVQRWKHADCDGRSLTQRAPPSNKLSEVERQAVLDAANKDGYASLTPHQIVPKLADEGIYLASESTFYRVLKAANQNVRRGRAKAPKRRVLTTHRADGPNQVWCWDITWLPSTVRGRFFYWYMVKDVYSRKLVANEVHDVESSEHACELLRKGCLREHTAGNPLVLHSDNGCIMRGTLLRESMVALGVEPSFSRPRVSNDNAYAEALFRTAKYCPLWPDQQFDNLNEARLWVQQFVEWYNEDHRHSALKYVTPNERHDGKSTALLQAREILYENAKAENPSRWSTRTRNWKLSDEVYLNPERPDVRAARA; this is encoded by the exons ATGTCCAAGCGTTATGACGAAGACTTCAAAGACTGGGTTGTTCTGCAAATGATGCCACCGCTCAATCGTTCTGTTGCAGAGCTTGCGGGCACGCTCAATCTCCTTCCGAAGTCGCTACGAGCATGGAGACAAATGGCTAGAGATAAAGGTTCGATTGTTCCCGGGAACGGGAAGACCAGCTACCAATGGTCCAGCGCTGATAAGTTTAACGCGGTCATGGAAACTGCACCGTTGAGCGAGGTGGAGATCTCTCAATACTGTCGAATTAAAGGCATCTACCCTGAACAAATCCAGGAATGGAGGGTGATGTGCCAAAACGCCAATACGGTGGTAGACCTGGACCCCAATGGGGTCAAAAGCGCCGAACAACGACGTATCAAGGTACTTGAGCGTAAATTGCTCAAGTCCGATGCCGGACTTGCGGAGGCAGTGGCGTTGCTGG GAACTCAGAAAAAAAGCCAATGCGATTTGGGGCGAGGACAAGGAAGAATGATCAACGCCTCTGATCGCATGCACGCGATGAAACTGATAGCAGAAGCGGTAATAGGAGGCTCCCGGCGGTTTAGGGCCTGTAACGAGTTAGGGCTAAGCCTGCGCACCGTTCAACGCTGGAAACACGCTGACTGTGATGGACGATCGTTAACTCAAAGGGCGCCTCCGTCGAACAAGCTTAGTGAGGTCGAGCGTCAGGCGGTACTTGATGCCGCCAATAAGGACGGCTACGCCAGCCTTACCCCGCATCAAATTGTTCCCAAGCTCGCAGACGAGGGTATCTACCTTGCATCGGAGTCGACGTTTTACCGCGTATTGAAAGCCGCTAATCAAAACGTGCGACGTGGCCGTGCCAAAGCCCCCAAACGTCGCGTACTGACGACGCATCGCGCTGACGGACCTAACCAGGTCTGGTGTTGGGATATCACTTGGCTGCCGAGTACGGTTAGAGGTCGTTTCTTCTACTGGTACATGGTCAAAGACGTTTACAGCCGAAAGCTGGTCGCTAATGAAGTGCATGATGTGGAGAGCTCTGAGCACGCGTGTGAATTGCTCAGAAAGGGATGCTTACGTGAGCACACGGCAGGTAATCCGCTGGTTCTGCACTCGGATAACGGCTGCATCATGAGAGGCACGTTATTACGCGAAAGCATGGTTGCACTAGGTGTTGAGCCGTCCTTTAGCAGGCCTCGTGTTAGCAACGATAACGCTTATGCTGAAGCGCTTTTTCGTACTGCGAAGTACTGTCCGCTCTGGCCAGACCAGCAGTTTGATAACCTCAACGAGGCAAGGCTTTGGGTGCAACAGTTCGTCGAGTGGTACAACGAGGATCATCGCCACAGCGCCCTGAAGTACGTGACGCCTAACGAGCGTCACGACGGCAAATCAACAGCATTGCTACAGGCTAGAGAAATACTTTATGAAAATGCCAAAGCAGAGAATCCAAGCCGCTGGAGTACTCGTACACGTAACTGGAAGCTCTCTGACGAGGTGTACTTAAACCCAGAGCGGCCTGATGTTAGAGCGGCAAGGGCCTAA
- a CDS encoding cyclic nucleotide-binding domain-containing protein: MSEPTYLNKEIRDLLMDCGLFNTLLPADFQAAAGYFSISAINQGEAIFHEGDAGSFMCIIHSGTVSVRKLNSNEQPVEIATLRKGRAFGEMAVLDGERRSASCIAAADCQLLNLGKDSLDKMLNEAPKTAAKIIRAIAVALSRRLRMADGQLLSQQE, translated from the coding sequence ATGTCAGAACCGACTTACCTGAACAAAGAAATTCGCGACCTGTTAATGGACTGCGGTCTGTTTAACACACTGCTGCCCGCTGACTTTCAGGCGGCGGCGGGTTATTTCAGCATCAGCGCCATCAATCAGGGCGAGGCGATTTTCCACGAGGGGGATGCGGGCAGTTTCATGTGCATCATCCACTCGGGCACGGTGTCGGTGCGCAAGCTCAACAGCAATGAACAACCGGTCGAGATCGCAACGTTACGCAAAGGCCGTGCGTTCGGTGAAATGGCGGTGCTGGATGGCGAACGTCGATCCGCCAGTTGCATCGCCGCCGCCGACTGTCAGCTGTTGAACCTGGGCAAGGACTCCTTGGACAAAATGCTCAATGAGGCTCCTAAGACTGCTGCGAAAATCATCCGCGCCATCGCCGTCGCGCTGTCCCGGAGGCTGCGTATGGCGGATGGGCAATTGCTTTCGCAGCAGGAATGA
- a CDS encoding cytochrome c produces MNVVKYAFAFVAAGLALSANAADSTLISKGEYLTRAADCVACHLAPGGKPFAGGLGFKLPFGTLYSPNITPDKDTGIGNWTDDEFVSALQQGVGKDGKHYYPAFPYTSYTLMPREDILAIKAYLFSLAPVQQKPQENELSFPFNQRWGMFFWNLVFNANERFTPDAKQSVEWNRGAYLVQGPGHCGECHSPRNLFQAVSASHSLAGNLLGNWQAYNISSDVKRGIGAWPNEALISYMAQGYAPGYGGAGGPMADVVEHSLQYLDPADLKAIAVYLKTTTARAEGVSRPAVAINAASMDSSYALGRKIFSDACSACHRLDGSGNQTPVATLSGLKTVNDPAGTNLVATLLSGHNLVKSPVDQKMPDFARAYNDVELAAVSTFVLRRFGQNDAQVKPADVAKSRESALH; encoded by the coding sequence ATGAACGTCGTTAAGTATGCGTTTGCTTTCGTGGCGGCTGGGTTGGCGCTGTCCGCCAATGCGGCCGATTCTACCTTGATCAGCAAAGGTGAATACCTCACCCGCGCCGCCGATTGCGTGGCCTGCCACCTGGCGCCCGGCGGTAAACCCTTCGCGGGTGGACTGGGTTTTAAATTGCCCTTCGGAACGCTGTACTCCCCGAACATTACGCCCGACAAGGACACCGGGATTGGGAACTGGACCGACGATGAGTTTGTCAGCGCCTTGCAGCAGGGCGTCGGCAAGGACGGGAAACATTACTACCCGGCCTTTCCGTACACGTCCTACACCTTGATGCCCCGTGAAGACATTTTGGCGATCAAGGCGTACTTGTTCAGCCTTGCGCCCGTCCAGCAAAAGCCTCAGGAAAATGAACTGTCGTTTCCGTTCAATCAGCGCTGGGGGATGTTCTTCTGGAACCTGGTGTTCAACGCCAATGAGCGGTTCACGCCGGACGCCAAGCAATCGGTAGAGTGGAATCGCGGTGCTTATCTGGTCCAAGGGCCGGGGCACTGCGGCGAATGTCATTCACCCCGCAATTTGTTCCAGGCGGTGAGTGCCAGCCACTCGCTGGCGGGCAATCTGCTGGGCAATTGGCAGGCTTATAACATCAGCTCAGATGTGAAAAGGGGCATCGGCGCTTGGCCAAATGAGGCGCTGATCAGCTATATGGCGCAAGGGTATGCGCCGGGCTACGGCGGAGCGGGTGGACCGATGGCGGATGTGGTCGAGCACAGCTTGCAGTACCTCGATCCGGCTGACTTAAAAGCGATAGCGGTGTACCTCAAAACCACAACCGCCCGCGCTGAAGGCGTGTCGCGCCCAGCAGTTGCGATCAATGCGGCGTCGATGGACAGCAGTTATGCGCTGGGCAGGAAGATTTTCAGCGACGCGTGCTCGGCGTGCCACCGCTTGGACGGAAGCGGAAACCAAACCCCGGTTGCCACGCTGTCAGGGCTGAAAACCGTCAATGACCCTGCTGGCACTAACCTGGTCGCGACGCTGCTGAGCGGGCATAACCTCGTCAAGTCGCCGGTTGATCAGAAAATGCCGGACTTTGCACGGGCTTACAACGACGTCGAGCTGGCAGCTGTCAGCACCTTTGTATTGCGTCGCTTTGGGCAAAACGACGCGCAGGTCAAACCGGCGGATGTGGCAAAGAGCCGAGAAAGCGCCTTGCACTGA
- a CDS encoding xanthine dehydrogenase family protein molybdopterin-binding subunit has translation MSNVNRPASTVSRRGLLKGGALSLGGLVISTWLPPLMARSAAAQATDAARLGDNAGKGYGAFVRVGHDGRVTVISPKIEMGQGIHTGISMMVAEELEVGLDQIDLEEAPPDAALYTDTVLQFQATGGSSSTRYTWEPLRRAGASARVLLIQAAAMRWHVAPSQCHAENGRVVGPNGQAADYGDLVDAASALPLPQNVALKAISDFKLLGTATQRIDTPDKVNGKALFTIDLQLPDMSVASTLTCPVFGGTLRSVDDSAARAVPGVRDVVRLSNAVAVTGSNFWACQQGLKALVIDWDLGANANIDSAQLDKALLDASAKDGVVAKRTGDIETTLKSAAHHFEAVYEQPFLSHSPLEPMTCVAHVRADACELWVGCQAPTFAQAGAAKISGMPLEKVVIHNQLIGGAFGRRLESDFIFQAVDIARQLSYPIKLIWSREEDMTHDRYRPHYVDRMNAALDANLRPIGWEHRIAGASVIAAYLGKLPASGVDGDAVEVAIDPVYELPHLQVRYIQEEPKTIPVSWWRGVGPLRSTYAVESFIDELAHNAKDDPIEFRLSLMQSQPRAQAVLKRVAELSDWKTPLPAGQGRGVAVSAVFGSFIATVVELEMQGEHGFRIKRLTSVIDCGFVNNPTSVLAQIEGGTLFGLSAALFNEILIEKGQVVQNNFNQYRQIRISDAPPVQVHLINSLESPGGVGETGVVPAAPALMNALYAASQVRVRRLPLSRAGYFTV, from the coding sequence ATGTCCAATGTAAATCGACCTGCCTCGACGGTCTCGCGCCGTGGCTTGCTCAAAGGCGGCGCGCTCTCGCTGGGTGGGCTGGTCATCAGTACGTGGCTGCCACCGTTGATGGCACGCAGTGCTGCCGCTCAAGCCACCGATGCAGCACGCCTGGGTGACAACGCGGGTAAAGGTTACGGCGCGTTCGTGCGGGTTGGCCACGATGGCCGCGTCACGGTTATTTCGCCAAAAATCGAGATGGGCCAAGGTATTCATACCGGCATTTCGATGATGGTGGCCGAAGAACTGGAAGTTGGTCTGGACCAGATCGACCTTGAAGAAGCGCCGCCCGACGCCGCGTTGTACACCGACACGGTGTTGCAGTTTCAGGCCACCGGAGGCTCGTCCTCAACCCGTTACACCTGGGAACCGCTGCGCCGCGCCGGGGCCAGTGCCCGCGTGTTGCTGATTCAAGCAGCGGCGATGCGCTGGCATGTTGCACCGAGCCAGTGCCATGCGGAAAACGGTCGGGTCGTGGGGCCCAATGGGCAAGCCGCCGACTATGGCGATCTGGTCGACGCGGCCTCCGCGCTGCCGCTGCCACAGAACGTAGCGCTCAAAGCCATCAGCGATTTCAAGTTATTAGGCACCGCGACGCAGCGCATCGACACGCCGGACAAGGTCAATGGCAAAGCGTTGTTCACCATCGACTTGCAACTGCCTGACATGTCGGTTGCGTCCACGCTGACCTGCCCAGTATTCGGCGGCACGCTGCGCAGCGTAGATGACAGCGCGGCGCGAGCGGTACCGGGCGTGCGCGATGTGGTTCGTCTGAGCAATGCGGTCGCGGTGACGGGCAGTAATTTTTGGGCCTGCCAACAAGGGCTCAAGGCGCTGGTGATCGACTGGGACCTGGGCGCAAACGCAAATATCGATTCGGCCCAGTTGGACAAGGCTTTGCTCGACGCCAGCGCTAAGGACGGCGTGGTTGCCAAGCGCACCGGCGATATCGAAACCACCTTAAAGTCTGCGGCTCATCACTTCGAAGCGGTTTACGAACAACCCTTTCTGTCCCATTCACCGCTGGAACCGATGACCTGCGTCGCCCATGTGCGCGCTGATGCCTGTGAGTTGTGGGTGGGTTGTCAGGCGCCAACCTTTGCTCAGGCCGGTGCTGCCAAGATCAGCGGCATGCCGCTTGAAAAAGTAGTTATCCACAACCAATTGATCGGCGGCGCGTTTGGCCGTCGCCTGGAATCGGACTTCATTTTCCAGGCCGTGGACATCGCCCGTCAGTTGAGCTACCCGATCAAGTTGATCTGGAGCCGTGAAGAGGACATGACGCACGACCGTTATCGCCCACATTACGTTGACCGAATGAATGCCGCGTTGGATGCGAATCTGCGCCCGATTGGCTGGGAGCACCGGATTGCTGGCGCCTCGGTCATCGCTGCGTATTTAGGCAAATTACCCGCCAGTGGCGTCGATGGGGATGCGGTCGAGGTCGCTATCGATCCAGTGTACGAACTTCCTCATCTGCAAGTGCGCTACATCCAAGAAGAACCGAAAACCATTCCGGTGTCCTGGTGGCGTGGTGTCGGGCCGCTGCGCAGCACTTACGCGGTGGAGTCTTTTATCGACGAACTGGCGCACAACGCCAAGGATGATCCGATTGAGTTCCGCCTGAGTTTGATGCAAAGCCAGCCGCGTGCGCAGGCCGTATTGAAACGGGTCGCGGAACTCTCTGATTGGAAGACACCACTGCCCGCTGGACAAGGGCGCGGTGTGGCGGTCAGCGCGGTATTTGGCAGTTTTATCGCGACGGTCGTAGAGCTGGAGATGCAAGGCGAACACGGGTTTCGGATCAAGCGCCTGACGTCGGTCATCGATTGCGGTTTTGTCAACAACCCCACGTCAGTGTTGGCCCAAATTGAAGGCGGCACCTTGTTTGGTCTGTCGGCCGCGTTGTTCAACGAGATCCTGATTGAAAAGGGCCAAGTGGTGCAAAACAACTTCAACCAGTATCGGCAGATTCGCATAAGCGACGCGCCGCCGGTTCAGGTGCACTTGATCAACAGCCTCGAAAGCCCCGGGGGTGTCGGCGAAACCGGCGTCGTGCCCGCTGCGCCGGCGTTGATGAATGCGCTCTATGCCGCATCGCAGGTTCGAGTGCGACGCTTGCCGTTGAGCCGCGCCGGTTATTTCACCGTCTGA
- a CDS encoding (2Fe-2S)-binding protein has product MQTLTINGVPHEVDVPAQMPLLWVLRDVLGMTGTKYGCGIAQCGVCTVHLDGRAVRSCVLPVSAAVGHAVTTIEGVEKMAVGQEVQKAWLEHEVVQCGYCQSGQIMSAVALLQANPHANDEQIVTAMAGNLCRCATYTRILAAVKSVSQA; this is encoded by the coding sequence ATGCAAACACTAACGATCAACGGGGTCCCACATGAAGTGGACGTCCCTGCGCAAATGCCCTTGCTGTGGGTATTGCGTGATGTGCTAGGGATGACAGGCACCAAATACGGTTGTGGTATCGCCCAGTGTGGCGTTTGCACGGTACACCTTGACGGTCGGGCCGTTCGCTCCTGTGTGCTGCCGGTCAGCGCTGCGGTGGGTCATGCGGTGACTACCATCGAAGGTGTCGAGAAGATGGCGGTGGGCCAGGAAGTCCAAAAAGCCTGGCTCGAACACGAAGTGGTGCAGTGCGGTTATTGCCAGTCCGGGCAGATCATGTCCGCAGTGGCATTGTTGCAAGCCAATCCCCACGCCAATGACGAGCAAATTGTGACGGCCATGGCCGGCAATCTGTGCCGCTGCGCGACCTACACGCGAATTCTCGCCGCCGTCAAAAGCGTCAGCCAAGCCTGA
- a CDS encoding YajD family HNH nuclease, whose product MSTANPPSHTAKLDRILADAQRDREMGYRDKALKMYPHVCGRCAREFAGKRLSELTVHHRDHNHDHNPQDGSNWELLCLYCHDNEHSRYTDQQYFAEGSTSSPKIAKATHNPFAALAGLMKKDE is encoded by the coding sequence ATGAGCACGGCAAACCCACCCTCCCACACCGCCAAACTGGACCGCATTCTGGCCGACGCCCAGCGCGACCGTGAGATGGGTTATCGCGACAAGGCGCTGAAGATGTACCCCCACGTCTGCGGCCGTTGCGCCCGGGAATTCGCCGGCAAACGCTTGAGCGAACTGACCGTCCATCACCGCGACCACAACCACGACCATAATCCCCAGGACGGCTCCAATTGGGAGCTGTTGTGCTTGTACTGCCACGACAATGAACACTCGCGCTACACCGATCAGCAGTACTTTGCGGAAGGCTCGACCAGCAGCCCGAAAATCGCCAAAGCAACGCATAACCCGTTTGCAGCGTTGGCCGGGTTGATGAAAAAAGACGAGTAG
- a CDS encoding RNA methyltransferase: MANQRYSCIGLYNPKSPENVGSVMRAAGCYGVASVFYTGTRYERARDFITDTKKVHQDIPLIGIDDLRKILPLGCVPVAVELVEGARPLPEYTHPDRAIYIFGPEDGSLDKSIRDWCEDVVYVPTHGCMNLAATVNVVLYDRMAKGNNTRSGPKFGTRVATSDGASD, translated from the coding sequence GTGGCGAATCAACGGTACAGCTGCATTGGTTTATACAACCCCAAGTCGCCGGAAAACGTCGGCTCGGTCATGCGTGCAGCTGGCTGCTATGGCGTGGCGTCGGTGTTTTACACTGGCACTCGTTATGAGCGCGCTCGTGACTTCATTACCGACACCAAAAAAGTTCACCAGGACATTCCGCTGATCGGCATCGATGACCTGAGAAAGATCCTTCCCCTGGGTTGTGTTCCGGTGGCAGTGGAGCTGGTTGAAGGGGCGCGTCCGTTGCCTGAATACACCCACCCTGACCGTGCGATTTATATTTTCGGCCCGGAAGACGGGTCGCTGGATAAAAGCATCCGCGACTGGTGCGAGGACGTAGTGTACGTCCCCACCCACGGCTGCATGAACCTGGCCGCCACGGTTAATGTCGTGCTGTATGACCGCATGGCCAAAGGCAACAACACCCGCTCCGGCCCGAAATTCGGAACCCGGGTCGCGACCAGTGACGGCGCTTCTGATTGA
- a CDS encoding DUF2892 domain-containing protein, with product MSDIPVVERIDSTPFQTHPQQNVHGLERAGSLAGGILMVGKGLRRGGFFGLIELAIGGAVLARGITGYCGAKNLIEKSRDEMTKARGRIERVGAELGQLKAKAEIATESATVTGNDSLVSPVTDI from the coding sequence ATGAGCGATATTCCGGTCGTTGAACGCATAGATTCCACTCCGTTTCAAACCCATCCCCAGCAAAACGTCCATGGTTTAGAGCGCGCTGGCTCGTTGGCCGGCGGGATATTGATGGTCGGCAAAGGCCTGCGCCGTGGCGGCTTTTTCGGTCTGATCGAGTTGGCGATTGGCGGAGCGGTGCTGGCCCGTGGAATCACCGGTTACTGCGGCGCGAAAAACCTGATTGAAAAGAGCCGCGACGAAATGACCAAGGCCCGTGGGCGCATTGAGCGAGTGGGTGCGGAGCTGGGGCAATTGAAGGCCAAAGCAGAAATCGCCACCGAAAGCGCGACAGTGACCGGCAATGATTCGCTGGTAAGCCCGGTTACGGATATCTGA